The DNA region TATATTATCAGAACATCCATTGCGGAAAGAATAAAAACAGGTAAGAAAACTTTTGCATTCAAGCAGTTATTAAACACTCTTGATACAAATCTGCACAGACTGAATACAGAGGCTTCTGAAAAAACAAAAGTAGCTGTAATCATGGGTGGTTATTCTTCCGAAAGACATATCTCCGTAGAAAGCGGAAGGAACATCTTTGAGAAACTGGCCTCCAGCAAGAAATATGAGCCTGTACCGATTTTCCTCACAGGAAATGAAGACTCGCACAAATTGTATCTTATCCCTGTAAACATCATGCTGAAAGACAATGCAGATGATATCAGAGACAAAGTCCTTGCTGCGGATTCAAAATCCAAACATCCTGTTATACAGAAAGTAATCACTGAAGCGAAAGATATCACTGTTAAATATACAGGTAATGCCATTCTTGAGCCCAGAGAAATCAGCTATCCGGAACTGGCGGAAAAAGTTGATTCGGTATTTATTGCATTACATGGAAGACCCGGAGAAGATGGTGTAGTTCAAAGTAATCTGGAGAAATTCGGTGTTCCATACAATGGATCAGGAGTTGAAAGCTCTAAGATTACCATTAATAAATATGAGACAAATAAACTTCTCAGAGAAAATGGTGTAAAGGTTGCCAATCATAAACTCGTATTCAAAAATGAGTGGGCAGATAACTATGAAACTCTTATTAAAGAAATCGAAAGCACTTTTCAATATCCTATCATAGCAAAGCCAGCTGACGATGGTTGCAGCTCTGCGGTAAAGAAAATTAACAACCTGGAAGAACTGACAGCTTATGCAAAATTGATCTTTGCATGGGATGATTTAAAAGATTCAGAGTCTTCAAGAACTTTAAAACTAAAGTACAACGAAGAGTTTCCCTGCAAAAACTATTTTCTGATAGAAGATCTTGTAAGCAAGGGTGATGCAAAACATTTCCTTGAAGTTACAGGAGGTTTACTTACCAGATTTAATGCAAGCGGGGAAATTGAATATGAAATGTTTGAACCTAGTGAAACCCTGGCTACCGGAGATGTCCTTTCTCTTGAGGAGAAATTTCTTGCCGGTGAAGGTCAGAATATAACACCAGCCAGATACAGCAAAGATCCTGAAGCTCAGAAATATATTTCGTCCCAGGTAAGAACTGAACTGCAAAGAGCTGCAAAAATTCTTAATATTCAGGGATATGCCCGTATTGATGCATTCGTTAAAATATATGATGATAACAGAGCAGAGACAATAGTTATAGAGGTAAACTCGTTGCCAGGTATGACTCCGGCAACCTGTATTTTCCACCAGACTGCGATCAACGGTTATAAGCCTTATGATTTCATTGACAAAATACTTACATTCGGAATTGAAAGAAATAACAGAAAAGTTTTAATATAAATGATTTTTAAAGCAAACTCCTGGAAGCACATAGTCATTCATGTGATCATCATTGCAGTATTATTTTTCGGACTGTTGGCCATGTTCTTTTACTTCTATCTCCCTTCTGCCACGAAGCATGGGGAAAGCATAACAGTACCCAAACTAACCGGAATGACTGTAGCGGAACTTGACGAATTTCTTTCATCCAGAAACCTGAGATACCAAATCAATGACTCTACTTATGTAAGCGGAAGCAAGCCACATACTGTCCTTTCCCAACACCCACTTGAAGGATCAAAAGTAAAAGATGGCAGAAAGATTTATATTTCTGTAAGCTCTTTGAATCCCCCAAAAGTTAAAATGCCTAACCTTGTAGACCTTTCCCTGAAAAGTGCCGAAATGATGCTTAAAGGTTATGATCTTATTCTTGCCGGAACACAATATGTGCCAAGCCCATACTCAAATGTGGTAATAGACCAGTTGGTGGACGGAAAGCATATCGAACATGGTGCACCAGTATCAAAAGGAACCAAAGTAACATTAATGGTAGGAAATGGAACCGGGACAGAAGAAAAAGAAATACCTGATCTGATAGGAATGCCTCTGGATGAAGCCAGAGTTTTACTTGCCGGAACGGGACTTTCCATTTCAGAAAAAGCTGACCCTGAATCCACAGAGCCGGAAGGAACAGTAATCAGACAAAAACCTGCTGCCGGAGAAAAATTAAAAATAGGAGAAATCGTTGATGTATGGGTAGCCGGTCAACCGACTACATTGACTCGTTAAAATTATCTATATGCTAAAAAGCTTTATAAGATCTCCATTTTTCTTTTTCCTTTTTTCTTTTTTCTTGTTCAATGAAAATACCTGGGGGCAGATCTTTATCCGCCCCCTCGAATTCGATCCTTCAAGAGGATTAAATAAAAATGCAAGAGTAGCTGCTATTAATGACACGCTCTCTTTACCCTTCTTCGAAGATTTTTCTCAAAACAATACAGGTACGCCTGATCTGTCCAGATGGGAATCTGGAAGTGGAACTTTTATCTCCCAGGATTACGCCATGAATCCTCCGAGTGTAAAAGTAGCAACTTTTGATGGTCTCAATTCTGAAGGAATGCCATATAATTTTTCTATACCAACGGCAGAGGGAAAAACAGACGACCTTACCTCCAGACCAATAAATCTTCAGACATTAACGCCAGCAGACTCAGTCATGCTGAGTTTTTATTGGCAAAACTCAGGTTTCGGAGACCCTTCTGAAAATAAAATTGATTCCCTGAGACTTGAATTTAAAAATGCAAAAAAAGAATGGAAAAAAGTCTGGTCTAAAAAACCTCCGATTGCTGATAAATCAAATTTCTTTCAGGAAATTATTCCGCTAACAGACTCCTCTTTCTTCCATGGTGGCTTTCAGTTTCGCTTTACTTCCTATGGAAGACAAAGCGGATCTTTTGATATCTGGAATATAGATTACATCATCCTGGATGCCAACAGAACTCAAAGTGATACATTATATCCGGATGCTGCCCCTATAACCTTACCTACCTCCTTACTTAAAAATTATCAGTCAATGCCGGTAAATCAATTTGTAGCTGGTGGAGGAAGTGCAATAGCATCATCAAGCAATGTACGTGTTCATAATATGGGTATTACCCGAACTCCTACCTATACGAGTTATGCAATTGATAAAACCACTGAAAACATCCTTCAGACTCGAAACCTGCAGGGAGCTTTGATTGGCCCTTTTGCTCAGGCAACTATCGCATGGGATCTTGATGATATTAATATAACGGAAACATATGAACCTGTTTACATCAATCAATGCTTTGCTATTCACGCAAAGGATACTATTGAAAAAGGAATTGATTACAGAGTAAATGACAGTATATGCAGAAGTACGGCTTTATCCGATTATTTTGCTTATGATGATGGCACTGCTGAATTTTATGTAGGCTCTAACTCTGCAGGATCAAGATTCGCCTTGAAGTTCGGTTTAAACCAACCTGATACCATCACCGATATAGAAATTTATATTCCAAGAGTTGGAATCTCATTTGACAAACAACCTCTCAGATTGCATGTCTGGAAATCTATAAGTCCTGGCACTAACAATGAAGAGATCATATCATCACAAGAAATTATTATTGAATACACAAGTCTCAATACTTATAAGAGATATCAGCTGACAAATCCGGTATTATTAACAGATTCCTTCTATGTTGGATATCGCCAGAATTTTGGTAATACTTATCAGCTGGGAATTGGCTTTGACAAGAATAATGATAACCAGGATAAAATGTATGTAAATCTTGGAAACGTTTGGGAACATTTTGACAGAGCTGCCGGCACTATCATGATCAGACCCGTCTTTGGAAAAGGATTTCCTGTTGGGAATAAACCTCCTGTACAAGAGCTTGAAGCTTCTGTTTTCCCAAATCCAAGCGCAGGGCTCATTAATATCTTTGGTAAAATCTCCAAAGCAACATTATATGATTTGTCTGGCCGTGTAATGGCTGAGCAGCTTTACGATAATTATACTTTTTCAGAAAACACGATGGATATAAGCCATCTGAATAATGGTCTTTACCTCCTTTACCTTACTGACGGCAATGCGCTGACTGTTAAAAAGGTATTACTCAACAAATAAATTTTCTATTCAATCATTAAAGGCTGGGGAGAAAAGCAGATTATAAAAATAATCAAAGCTACCCAGCCTAATATTTTTCTTGAGGTACTTAATGGTTCTTCTATTTCTGCCGGTGGGTGATATATACCCAGAAAACGCCCGAACAATAATGCAAATACCAAATAACCTATAGCACCCTGAATGGTTGGCCACATTATACTAAGGAAAAACTGCAGTGTAAATATAACAGTGGCAATTAAAAAATTAGTGACTTTGCTTTCGCTGACCTTGGAAAATATCACATAAAGGATAAACAGGTAAAAAGGAGCAAATCCAATAAAGTTTTCAAATGAACCTAAGGGTACGTAACTTCCAAAAACATTATCATTGGAAAAAATTCCTAATCCACCTATAAATACAAATAAGGTAAAGATTACAGGAGTTATCTGCCTTTGTCTTTTAGCTCCCACCAGTCCATACAAAATATGCCCACCATCTGTCTGCCCTATTGGCAGCAAATTAAGCGCAGTAAAGAATAATGCCCAGAAACCGGCAAAAAGAAATGGATAATGAATCAGTTCATAAGCATTAGGCACTGCTAAAGGATCAGGTGCAACATATTCCTTGAAAAACTTAAACAGGAGATTATCTCCTAATTTGTAATTGACAACATTTGGGTCTGGATTTTTTTGAGTGTAGACAAATTTTTCATATTCCAGACCATATTGTTCATATTCAGGATGAATGGTAAAAATATGTTCACGCGAAGGCAAATGGGTAAAGCCGTAAAACAACAATATCAAAGCAGCAACAAATCCAGCCAGTGGTCCAGCAATACCAATATCGAAGATTTCCTTTTTAGACCCCAGCTTACTTTTAATCCTTATAAAAGCTCCGAGTGTGCCTATAAAAGTGATAAATGGTATGAAATAAGGCAGTGTTACCTTTACTTTATACAATCTGGCTGTTATATAATGTCCGAATTCATGAATGGTAAGTATACCAAGAAATGGGATAGAAAAATATAATCCCTGTAATATCGCTTCAAAGCTATCAGACTTTGAAGATGTAAAGGTATAACCTGCTAAAGTTGTAGTAGTTAAAGTTGCAACAAATAGGAAAAACTGAATCAGGTATGTTTTAATTTTTTCTTTACGCATCTTTCAATAAATCTAAAATCGTCAATGGGTGATTTACCCATAAGCTTGTAATTCCCACCCTTTCAGATGCTTTTATATTATCTAAATTATCATCAAGGAAGATTGTTTCGGAGACCTTTAAGTCTTTGTCTTTCAAAACATACTCATAAATGGCTACATCCGGTTTTCTTAACAAAACCTCATGAGAATAATATACCTTTTCAAAAATCTTATCCAGATTCGGGGTACCGGTAGTTTTATGCAATATAGCATTTACACCCTTTATATGGATTGCATTGGTATTGCTCAGTATAAATAATCTGTATTTGTTTTTCAGCTTTAATATCAAATTTATTCTTTCCTGAGGGATATCCAGAAGCAAGGCATTCCAGGCATTGTCGATCTGATCATCTGACAACTGACTTCCGAACTCCTCCCTGATGAGGTTTCTGAAACCGTTGTCATCTACCTCTCCTGTTTCATACCTATGCAATATTTTCTGATCTTCAAATTTCTTAAGTACCTGTAATACATCAGTATTCCCAAGTTTTGCAAATGCTTCAAAAGTTTTTTGAAAGTCAATATTGATGATTACAGCACCCAGGTCAAAAATAATATTTTTATATTCTGAAAAATTCAAATGAAAATAGTGTTTAAATGTTTGGCAATATGAATGCAAATATGTAAAATTGCACTCCCAAATTCAAGGGGGCTTATAAAAGTCTTCTTAGGGAAGGGGCCCTTAGCTCATTCGGTTAGAGCAACTGACTCATAATCAGTAGGTGGCTGGTTCGATTCCAGCAGGGCCCACAAGAGTAAAGCCTTCAATCTTACAATTGAAGGCTTTTTTATTTTGAAAATCAGCCAAAAGACTCCGACTTTCCTCCTCATAAAAAGAAATGGTTTAATTCTTACCATCTATATTCTTCATCTTTACAGAATCTTTGACCCAGATAGGCTTAGCCATAACAGATTCAGATGTATCACAGCTTAGACTTTGATGCATATTACGGATCAATCGGAAAACCTGGGGAGCGATATAATTTTTTCAAGCATAGATATTTGCAAGTCTGAATAAAAAGAAAGTTACATTTCTTACTCCTCTGAAAGCAGATCTGAAGGCTTTGATTTTTGCATTAAAAGATTCAGCAGAAGCATTGGTACTGCGGTTATCAAAGAAGTTTAAAATAGTGGGATAATGAGCTTCAATTGATCTTCTCACTGTCATGAATGATTCAAATCCTGCTTTCTCTACCTTATCATACCATTGAGCCAGTTTAGTAAAGGCTACTCTTTTATCTTTTATAGTCTGAAATATATTGCCTAACTGTATTGACAGATTGTATGCCGTTTCCAGCGATGGATAGAGTCTAAAGAGAATTTCGCCTCTGTGTATTTGTGATGGGGTCCATTTTGTTTTTGCTTTAAATAGCAAGTACCTGCTACGGGCCAACAATTGTTTCAATGAATCTCCATTTTCGTAAATATCCGGGATAAACTTTTTCCCTAATTCTTTACTGAGCTCAAACTCTTTATTCTCTTGTTCTATCGCTTCCCAGCGAAGCTGAATTCTCATTTCCTGCACTGCATCAAATGCAAGTTTCTGAACATGGAATCTATCTGTAACAAGAGTAGCTTTAGGAAATGAATATTTGACTATGTTTTCCATTGAAGCTGCCATATCCAGAGTGACTTCTTTTACTTTATGCCTTTTATAATCTGGTATCCTGTTCAGAACTTCTCGTACGGTCTGGCTATTGGTGCCTTTGATCATTGCTACCAGGCATCCCTTTTGCCCTCTGGCTTCTTTATTAGTGATAACTGTATACAACTCTCCCTGAGAAAGAGCTGTTTCATCGATACTTAAATATGGACCAAGATTATCTTCATAAAGGATCCATTGCTCGGCATGTTCTAGTTGATCCCAGCAATGAAAATTGCTAAGATGATCTCTATATTGTTCTTCCAGAAGTTTACCATCAACTCCAAAATAATCTCCTAAACTTTTACAGCTTACCGGTCTGGAATCGAGATATAACTTTTAAAAAAGCCGCGAATTCCTTTGTCATTCGCGTTCCTTTGGCTACATGTTCCCAGTTCCGATAAACAATCGATCCTTCCTCATCTTCCCACCTCCTGCGTCTGATATAAAGAAATACATCTTTGCCTCTGATTGGAAAATCCTGAACTTTTATTTCATCAAAAAAGCCCTTGCTAGTGAGCTTGCTTGTCTTAAACTCTTCTGGTTTTATGTTTTTCTCTTCAAGATAAATATTCAGTACTTCTTCTGTATGAGCAACTTTGGTTATTGAAAAGAAGTCAAGGATACCTGAAGGGAGCACTAAACTAACTAAATTATAATCTTCACTTTGCATAACTTTGTACAAAATAAAGATTTTTTAACTTTCCCCCCAGAAATTCCGATTGATCCCATATTACCAGAACTGTCTTTTATATCAATCTTCTGAAGCTCCACCTCTCCTGTAGTTCTGTTTTGACATCCGATCATAACAAGGAGCACTCCCACTATAAAGCTAAAAGAACTAGTTAATATTCGTACTGAAAATCTCTTTTCAATAAATACAAGTAAACTATTCAGCAACCTATCAGTATAAGAATGCTTTTTAGTAAGCTGATCAGATTTAAAATGACCGCAGACTCTTTGTCCTGAATTTTGTTTTAAATAATTTATTATCTCATCTTCTTTTGCATTAGTAAAATCAATTACAGCCTTATTGCATAATTCACAATGCTTCCCTTGACCTTTCGGCTTCATTTTATTCCAGTCTTCATGACAAGGCTTTTCTATTTTTATACTTTCAGACATACCATCTAGTTAACTAAATCTTCTAGCATTCAGAACAAACAATAAAGGTTGGTTTCTTAAATATAATTACACAAATATGGTATTCAAATAAAGAATCATTTTATCAAATTTTAGGTTTACTGCTACTTAATTCCAGTAAAATACATATCGGCAAGCCGATTGTACTTTAAACGATCTGACCAACATATAAATACTGCCTTCAGATCTAATATATCTTACCATTAATAGTTTCGTTGCAATTGAGCCCATTTTTTAGAAATGATGGAACTAAAGGACGAGCCCGTAGAGTTAAAGTTAAAGGTAAACCATTTCCCTATAGGTTAGATAAAAAGGATATTTGTCTTCCATACTTTTAAATGATAAATTTGGTTTAGGCTATAACCAGAGAGAAATTGAAAAGAATATTAATCATAGAAGATGACCCTGCCTTAAATAAGAATATCAAAGAAGCATTATCGGCAGAGCAAATGGAGGTTGAAACTGTTTTTGACGGACTTCTCGCTGAAAAAGTTCTAAAAAAAAGTGACTTTGATTGTGTTATACTGGATATTAATCTCCCTCACAAAAATGGTTACGAACTTTGCAAAGACTTTAGGAAACACAATACAATAACCCCTATTCTGATATTAACGGCATTCGATGAACTTGAAGATAAAGTTCAAGGCTATGACTGCGGGGCTGATGATTATCTAACAAAACCATTTTACATGAAGGAACTTATTCTAAGGGTAACTTCACTTCTGAAAAGAAGCACTTCAAATGTAAGCGTAAAAGATTCAATTTCTGCAACATTAGTTGTTGGTGATATTGTTATCCACACAAATAACAAAAAAGTTTCAAGGCAGGGAACAGAAATAACATTAACTCCAAGGGAATATCAGATATTATTGAGATTAGTATTATCTAAAGGGGAACTGGTTCCTAAAAAAGAATTAATAAAAGAAATCTGGGGAACAGCCTTTGACGCAAATACAAACACTATTGAAGTATATATAAACTTTCTCAGAAAGAAACTGGACAAACCTTTTGGAAAGGATTCAATAAAAACAAAAATAGGATTTGGATACTACTTTGACGAAAAATGAGTATTAAACAAAAGATATTATTTTACTTTTCAGTAGTAACTATAGTTATGGTTGGAGCTGCCTTCTTTTTTATCTATATGTTATTCTATGAATACCGTGCTGAAGATTTCCACCAACAGCAGAAGGAGAAAATAATTAACACATTAAAGTTCCTCACAAAAATTGAAGAGATAGATGAGGAATTGATTTCCGCTATGGATCGGATCACAATTAATGATGTTTATGCTCAAAAACTCTTTATTTTTGATAAGGATAAAAACCTCCTCTACTCAAGGTTGGATCATAAGCCCACCGATCTTACTAAGAATATTCTCTCCCGACTATCTTCCCTTAAAACAAAGGTAGAGCAGAAAAGCGGCCGTTATGATGTACTAGGAATCTATGTGGAACAAGACGGAGAAGTGTTTTATGGAATCAGTAATGCTTATGACTTGCCAGGATACCATAAGCTGAATTATCTCAAATACATTCTCTTTCTAACCTTTATGATAATCGTTCTGGTGGTTATTTTTATGTCATATTACCTTTCAAAAAAAATAACAAATCCTATCGTTGCACTTACCCGACAAATAAAAGATTTCAACTTTGAAAGTAAATATGAACCAATTGCTGTAATGGATGGCAGGAAAAATGAAGTCGCGGTTTTAGGGCAAAGGTTCAACGAATTAATGCAAAGAATGAATGAAGCATTTTCATTTCAAAAGAATGCCGTTCACCATATATCTCATGAATTAAAAACACCAATTGCAGTTTTGGTATCCAACTTTGAGAGAATTGAGAAAGAGGTAGATATTAATAAAATAAAATTTTTAATAAAAGATCAGAAAGAGGACACCGAAAACTTAAGTAAGATCATAAACTCATTGCTGGAAATTGCCAAAACGGAATCGGGCAACACTCCCAAACTGTCAAGAATACGGATTGACGAACTTATTTTTGATTTGGTTGATGAGCTCAATGTATTATACCCGGACTTTCAGTTTTCCATTAAATATTCCGAGTCTATAGAAGATGAAAGCAAGCTCACTATATTTGCTAACCTGCGTCTTTTAAAAGCTTCTTTGTCCAACATGATGATTAACTGCATCCAATATAGTGTAGATAATCTGGCAACAATTGTTATTACACCGGTAAATAAACGACTTCAAATAGATTTCATAAATAACGGTCCTGTTATAAATGAAAACGAAAGACAATATATCTACGGGCGCTATTTCAGAGGAGAAAACAGCAAAGGGAAAAGAGGATTCGGTCTGGGGCTTGTTTTTATAAAAAAGATCCTAACGATGCACGATGGAACAATTTCTTATGTAGCAAATGAAGAAGCCAATTCAAATAAATTTACCATCACACTTCCACTAAACTGATCTTAATTTTAAATATTACAACTTTATATTTGTAATAAAAAATTGAACACTCATATGCTTCGAAATTAAATATCACCTCTCCTTGCTTATATTAATAGCATTATGACATAAGGTATTCCTCTTTACAATCTATACTTTTCGTTTCCAATATTTATATATTCCAGAGATAATATCACATTAACAAAAGGCCACCAAGTTAGGACTAAATGAATTCATTTAGCATTTTTCTATCCAGCATATAATTATCAGGTATATAAATAAATATATCCCCCTGATCATTTCGAATTCAATACCACTGAAAAGCTTACTACCACTTGTGAATAAATCATACATTAATAAATCATGAAGTTGATACCATATTATAACAGTTTAATATAGAAACTTAAGGTACATCTCTGTTAACAAAAATATCATATTATAAAGATCAAGTCAAGGAACTATCTGTTTAAAAGGGAAATACAAACTAACAAATCTGCTATTCCAATTCCTTTAAGCTAATCTTTATTCATTTTAAGTTTTTTTTAAGGTCATGTCATTTACTTTTGAGGCTTAATTTGGATATCAATGAGAAATTTCAATTCAACATACCTAAAATCAGATATTTTAGCAGGTTTAGTGGTATTTTTAATAGCCCTACCTCTTTGCTTAGGAATTGCATTGGCAAGTGGAGCTCCCTTATTTTCCGGTATTATATCGGGAGTAATCGGAGGTGTTGTAGTAGGTTTTTTAAGTAAATCTCAGATAAGTGTTGCCGGACCTGCGGCAGGACTTACAGCTATAATCTTGACAGCTATTGCAACTCTTGGCTCTTTTGAAACATTATTATTGGCTGTAGTGCTGGCAGGACTGATGCAAGTAGCATTAGGCTTTGCGAAAGCCGGAAGTATTTCAAACTACTTTCCCTCAAATGTTATTGAAGGAATGCTTGCAGCAATTGGAGTTATTATTATACTAACTCAATTACCTCATGCAGTAGGTTATGATATAGCCAATGAAGGAGACTTCTTCTATATAGATAAAGAATCAAAACATACTTTATTTACCAATATTATTGATTCAGTAAACTTTTCGCATCCTGGTGCTATAATTGTAACCATTGTTTCGTTGGTTATACTTATAAGTTTCAATAAATTATCTTTTCTTAAGAAAATAAAATTTTTACCGGGAGCACTGGTTGCAGTAATTGCCGGTACAATCATCAATGAAGTTTTTAAAGCTACAGGTTCCGGTTTAATTATCAGTCAGGAACATTTGGTAAATCTTCCTATACCAGAGTCAATGAGTGATTTTATAGGGCAATTTGCCACTCCGGACATATCTCAGATTATGAACATTGATGTTTGGATCGTGGCTGCAACTATTGCAACAGTAGCGAGTATTGAAACGCTTTTATGTATTGAAGCTGCGGATAAGTTAGATCCTCTTAAAAGATTTACCAATACAAATACAGAGCTAAAAGCTCAGGGCTTCGGAAATATTCTTAGTGGTTTAATCGGAGGACTTCCAATGACTTCAGTAATCGTAAGAACATCAGCAAATGTCAATTCCGGTGGAAGAACCAAACTTGCGACTATAGCACATGGTACATTTTTAATGACAGCGGTACTGACAATACCTTTCATCTTAAATAAAATTCCTTTGGCATGTCTTGCAGGTGTTTTAATTATGATAGGTTATAAACTAGCCAACCCTTCTGTTTTCAAACATATGTGGGATAATGGTAAATTCCAGTTTATTCCATTTGTGGTTACCGTAATAGCTGTCGTAGCTACCGACCTTTTGAAGGGAGTAGGCATCGGACTTGCTGTAAGCATTTTCTTTATACTAAAGGGAAACATAAAACTTGCTTATTTTTTCAAAAAAGAAGAACATCAGGAAGGAGAAGTGATACACATTGAGCTTGCTCAGGAAGTTTCATTTCTTAATAAAGCTGCTATCAAACAGACATTGGTTCATATCCCCGCTAACAGTTCTGTAATCATAGATGCATCACATACAGTATACATAGATCATGATGTATTACAACTAATAAAAGATTTTCTGGAATTTGGTTCCAAAGATAAAAAAATCAACGTTCAATTAGTTGGATTCAGAAAGGAGTATAAAATAAATAACTCAACAAGAGTGACCTCTATAGAGGCATCCACTGAGGAAGCTGTTAATTCCTAAATTCTAACAGGAAATAATCTTTTAAAATTTAATCTATTGTCTAATATTAATGTGAAGTATATGAAAACATGCACCAAAGAAATTCAAGCTACTATAACGCCGCTTAAAGCAATTGAAATTTTAAAAGCGGGAAATATTAGATTTATAAATAATTTAAAAGCAAATCGTAACCTACTACAACAAGCAAATGATACGCGAAATGGTCAATGGCCGTTTGCGACAATTTTGAGTTGTATTGATAGCCGCACCTCTTCTGAATTAATTTTCGATCAAGGTCTCGGCGATATATTTTCAATAAGAATTGCAGGCAATATCATTAACACAGATATCCTTGGAAGCATGGAGTTTGCGTGTAAAGTTGCAGGATCAAAATTACTGGTTGTGTTGGGCCATACAAAATGCGGAGCAATAAAAGGAGCTTGCGATCATGTTGAAATGGGAAATTTATCAGAACTCCTGGCAAAGCTTCAACCTGCAGTTTATGAAGAAAAGAAGTTTACAGACGTTAAACTTAGAAATTCTTCAAATGCCGAATTTGTAGAAAATGTTGCTTCTATCAATGTTTACAGAGCAGTTAATTCGATTATATCCAGAAGTTATATATTAGAACAAATGGTTGAAAAAGGAGAAATTGCAATTATAGGCGCTATGCACAACCTTGAAACAGGTCTGGTTGAATTTTACGAAGATTCCCTGATATCAAAGGCCAGTATCACCAATGAGATTCAGGAAGTAGTTTCAAAAAGTGCTTAGTAAGTATAAGTAGCATTATTAGAATCCATAGATATATTCAGCTATAAGATAGCATCGTCACCAGGAAACATTGATTGAATCTAGTTATTATTGGAATCAATCCTTAAACTTGTTTGGTTAATTGTAGTGTCGGATCGGAAGGTCCGGCGCTTACTAACCGTTTTTTTATATTCTTCCAGCAATGATATCAACAGATATAACAAAGATTCAACAAGCTATACTAAACAGGATATCCTCAAAGAAGTAGCTTCAAGCAAATCCCATCTTTTTTCCATGCTCATATTCATTATACAGGGGATGGCTCTTCATTTTATTAATCATTTTGATTAAAAACTTAAGCATTATATCCTTTTTATCATTTTCATCTTTATATCGACCCTGAATAAGGTCTGTAGTCACATCAAAGATTAATGCATTTAATGAAGCTATTTCTGCTGGAGTAATTCCTAATGTAGCTCCTACTGATGTTAAATGGAGAGAATAATTTCTTAACCATTGAATCAATAGTTTGTCTTCT from Sporocytophaga myxococcoides includes:
- a CDS encoding site-2 protease family protein; this encodes MRKEKIKTYLIQFFLFVATLTTTTLAGYTFTSSKSDSFEAILQGLYFSIPFLGILTIHEFGHYITARLYKVKVTLPYFIPFITFIGTLGAFIRIKSKLGSKKEIFDIGIAGPLAGFVAALILLFYGFTHLPSREHIFTIHPEYEQYGLEYEKFVYTQKNPDPNVVNYKLGDNLLFKFFKEYVAPDPLAVPNAYELIHYPFLFAGFWALFFTALNLLPIGQTDGGHILYGLVGAKRQRQITPVIFTLFVFIGGLGIFSNDNVFGSYVPLGSFENFIGFAPFYLFILYVIFSKVSESKVTNFLIATVIFTLQFFLSIMWPTIQGAIGYLVFALLFGRFLGIYHPPAEIEEPLSTSRKILGWVALIIFIICFSPQPLMIE
- a CDS encoding HAD family hydrolase; its protein translation is MNFSEYKNIIFDLGAVIINIDFQKTFEAFAKLGNTDVLQVLKKFEDQKILHRYETGEVDDNGFRNLIREEFGSQLSDDQIDNAWNALLLDIPQERINLILKLKNKYRLFILSNTNAIHIKGVNAILHKTTGTPNLDKIFEKVYYSHEVLLRKPDVAIYEYVLKDKDLKVSETIFLDDNLDNIKASERVGITSLWVNHPLTILDLLKDA
- a CDS encoding ISAon1 family transposase N-terminal region protein, with the protein product MQSEDYNLVSLVLPSGILDFFSITKVAHTEEVLNIYLEEKNIKPEEFKTSKLTSKGFFDEIKVQDFPIRGKDVFLYIRRRRWEDEEGSIVYRNWEHVAKGTRMTKEFAAFLKVISRFQTGKL
- a CDS encoding response regulator transcription factor; translated protein: MKRILIIEDDPALNKNIKEALSAEQMEVETVFDGLLAEKVLKKSDFDCVILDINLPHKNGYELCKDFRKHNTITPILILTAFDELEDKVQGYDCGADDYLTKPFYMKELILRVTSLLKRSTSNVSVKDSISATLVVGDIVIHTNNKKVSRQGTEITLTPREYQILLRLVLSKGELVPKKELIKEIWGTAFDANTNTIEVYINFLRKKLDKPFGKDSIKTKIGFGYYFDEK
- a CDS encoding sensor histidine kinase; amino-acid sequence: MSIKQKILFYFSVVTIVMVGAAFFFIYMLFYEYRAEDFHQQQKEKIINTLKFLTKIEEIDEELISAMDRITINDVYAQKLFIFDKDKNLLYSRLDHKPTDLTKNILSRLSSLKTKVEQKSGRYDVLGIYVEQDGEVFYGISNAYDLPGYHKLNYLKYILFLTFMIIVLVVIFMSYYLSKKITNPIVALTRQIKDFNFESKYEPIAVMDGRKNEVAVLGQRFNELMQRMNEAFSFQKNAVHHISHELKTPIAVLVSNFERIEKEVDINKIKFLIKDQKEDTENLSKIINSLLEIAKTESGNTPKLSRIRIDELIFDLVDELNVLYPDFQFSIKYSESIEDESKLTIFANLRLLKASLSNMMINCIQYSVDNLATIVITPVNKRLQIDFINNGPVINENERQYIYGRYFRGENSKGKRGFGLGLVFIKKILTMHDGTISYVANEEANSNKFTITLPLN
- a CDS encoding SulP family inorganic anion transporter — encoded protein: MRNFNSTYLKSDILAGLVVFLIALPLCLGIALASGAPLFSGIISGVIGGVVVGFLSKSQISVAGPAAGLTAIILTAIATLGSFETLLLAVVLAGLMQVALGFAKAGSISNYFPSNVIEGMLAAIGVIIILTQLPHAVGYDIANEGDFFYIDKESKHTLFTNIIDSVNFSHPGAIIVTIVSLVILISFNKLSFLKKIKFLPGALVAVIAGTIINEVFKATGSGLIISQEHLVNLPIPESMSDFIGQFATPDISQIMNIDVWIVAATIATVASIETLLCIEAADKLDPLKRFTNTNTELKAQGFGNILSGLIGGLPMTSVIVRTSANVNSGGRTKLATIAHGTFLMTAVLTIPFILNKIPLACLAGVLIMIGYKLANPSVFKHMWDNGKFQFIPFVVTVIAVVATDLLKGVGIGLAVSIFFILKGNIKLAYFFKKEEHQEGEVIHIELAQEVSFLNKAAIKQTLVHIPANSSVIIDASHTVYIDHDVLQLIKDFLEFGSKDKKINVQLVGFRKEYKINNSTRVTSIEASTEEAVNS